One window of the Dermacentor andersoni chromosome 10, qqDerAnde1_hic_scaffold, whole genome shotgun sequence genome contains the following:
- the LOC129381961 gene encoding uncharacterized protein has translation MAAVLAEFGDMFAHSATPLVEVVSGLRLLLPAEFVEPYTRILPSHGESHIASALALREFRVRAEVLDSSRDLLEAWFHRDELFDKHVRVTSRFVVFSPTIYSELRLECGTEAVYLNAHLVGVHLVDSLVQRLCLRGESEGQAQVVPEASLGRLCAEDPRRLMEVLYPQLALRVVSRALKAGDSWHRSAFTWGSWKLSESQLFYELFYVREVCSHAGRLPRAYLQQSAQLLMASEDFRRAFGCPSFGRSRVSLGLASR, from the exons ATGGCGGCAGTGCTCGCCGAGTTTGGGGATATGTTCGCGCACAGCGCCACGCCGCTCGTCGAGGTGGTGTCCGGCCTGCGTCTCCTGCTGCCCGCGGAGTTCGTCGAGCCTTACACGCGGATTCTGCCGTCGCACGGCGAGTCCCACATCGCCAGCGCACTCGCGCTCAGGGAGTTTCGAGTGCGCGCAGAGGTGCTGGACAGCTCCCGAGATTTGCTCGAG GCCTGGTTTCACCGGGACGAGCTCTTCGACAAGCACGTCCGTGTCACCTcgcgcttcgtcgtcttctctcCCACCATCTACTCGGAGCTTCGGCTCGAGTGCGGCACCGAGGCCGTGTACCTCAACGCCCACCTGGTGGGCGTCCACCTGGTGGACAGTCTCGTCCAGCGGCTCTGCCTGAGGGGCGAGAGCGAAGGCCAAGCCCAAGTCGTGCCCGAGGCCTCGCTCGGCCGTCTATGCGCCGAGGACCCGCGTCGTCTCATGGAGGTCCTGTACCCGCAGCTGGCGCTTCGAGTCGTCAGCCGGGCCCTGAAGGCGGGAGACTCGTGGCACCGCAGTGCCTTCACCTGGGGCTCGTGGAAGTTGAGCGAGAGCCAGCTCTTCTACGAGCTCTTCTACGTGCGCGAGGTCTGCTCCCACGCGGGACGCCTGCCTCGCGCTTACCTGCAGCAGAGCGCCCAGCTCCTGATGGCCTCAGAGGACTTTCGCAGGGCCTTCGGCTGTCCGTCCTTCGGGAGGAGCCGTGTCTCACTGGGACTCGCCTCGAGATGA